The Natronogracilivirga saccharolytica genome includes a window with the following:
- the rplX gene encoding 50S ribosomal protein L24: MPRKKNKQKKLHIKKGDNVELISGNDRGKRGKVLRVFPDRDRVLIEGINMRTKHQKPTQENPQGGRMKQEMPVHISNVLPVDSVSDEATRVGRTRVSETGKGRWVRVAKVSGETLDK, from the coding sequence ATTAAAAAAGGCGATAACGTCGAACTGATTTCCGGAAACGACCGGGGTAAGCGAGGGAAAGTGCTGCGTGTCTTTCCTGACCGTGACCGTGTGCTGATAGAAGGTATCAACATGAGAACCAAACATCAGAAACCGACTCAGGAAAACCCCCAGGGCGGAAGAATGAAACAGGAAATGCCTGTTCATATATCCAATGTCCTTCCGGTTGATTCCGTAAGTGATGAGGCAACAAGAGTCGGCCGGACCCGCGTCTCTGAAACCGGAAAAGGCCGATGGGTGAGAGTGGCCAAGGTCAGCGGCGAAACACTCGATAAATAG